Below is a genomic region from Delftia tsuruhatensis.
CGTGCGCCTGCCCGACTTTCCGGCCGCCGTGGTCGCCTTCGCGCTGAACTACGCGGCCTATTTCGCCGAAATCTTCCGTGCCGGCATCCAGTCCGTGGACCGGGGGCAGTACGAGGGCGCCAAGGTGCTGGGCATGAGCTATGGCCAGACCATGCGCCGCATCATCCTGCCGCAGATGTGGGCACGCATCATCCCGCCCGTGAGCAACGAGACCATCACCCTGGTCAAGGACACCTCGCTGATCTACGTGCTGGCACTCAATGATCTGCTACGCGCCGCGCGGGGCATCGTGCAGCGCGACTTCACCATCACGCCCTTCGTGGTGGCCGCGGGCTTTTATCTGGTCATGACGCTGGTGCTGACCTGGATCTTCCAATACCTCGAAAAACGCCATGCCAAATACGACGCGTGACACCGCAGCCGAGGCCATGATCTCGGCGCAGAACATCTGCAAGGGCTTCGGCGGCGTGCCGGTGCTGCGCGGCGTCTCGCTGGAACTGGCGCGTGGCGAAGTGGTGGCCATCATCGGGCCGTCCGGCTCGGGCAAGAGTACCTTCCTGCGCTGCCTCAACCATCTGGAGACCATCGACAGCGGGCGCGTCGCCGTGGAGGGCGAGGTGCTGGTGGACACGGGCGCCGATGGCCATGCCCGCTATGTGCCCGAGGCGCAGATCCGCCAGATCGGCCGCAAGATGGGCATGGTGTTCCAGTCCTTCAACCTGTTTCCCCATCTCACGGTGCTGGAGAACATCATCGAGGCGCCCCTCATCGTCAAGGGCCTCAGGCGCGAGCAGATCGTGCCCAAGGCCGAGGCGCTGCTCAGCAAGGTGGGCCTGCTGGAGAAGCGGGATGCCTATCCGAACCGCCTGTCGGGCGGGCAAAAGCAGCGCGTGGCCAT
It encodes:
- a CDS encoding amino acid ABC transporter permease produces the protein MEYVISLMGPLTAGALVTLKLFVITLALSIPLGLTLALLRISRFRSLSGMVGGYIWLMRGTPLMLQMLFIYFALPFVPVIGVRLPDFPAAVVAFALNYAAYFAEIFRAGIQSVDRGQYEGAKVLGMSYGQTMRRIILPQMWARIIPPVSNETITLVKDTSLIYVLALNDLLRAARGIVQRDFTITPFVVAAGFYLVMTLVLTWIFQYLEKRHAKYDA
- a CDS encoding amino acid ABC transporter ATP-binding protein; its protein translation is MPNTTRDTAAEAMISAQNICKGFGGVPVLRGVSLELARGEVVAIIGPSGSGKSTFLRCLNHLETIDSGRVAVEGEVLVDTGADGHARYVPEAQIRQIGRKMGMVFQSFNLFPHLTVLENIIEAPLIVKGLRREQIVPKAEALLSKVGLLEKRDAYPNRLSGGQKQRVAIARALAMEPDILLFDEPTSALDPELTGEVLRTMRELAQEHMTMLVVTHEMGFAREVANRVIFMDKGEIVEQGPAEAFFAAPQHGRTQAFLQNML